The genomic window GAAAAGATATAATAAAAAAGAGCAAGAGATAAAATTAATAATATTAAATAGAATAAAAATTGGTGATAAAAGATTTATTTATAATAAAGTTGAAAAAAAATTGTTGATTTTGAATTCGGATTTTTTAGATTTAATATAAAAAACAAGCAAAAAAAAGAGTACCTAAGTACTCTTCTCCAGATACCCAAACACACTACTAAGTAAGGCGCCTTGCTATGTTCCCATCCTGGGGCATTACCTCAAATAATAATTGTAAAGGTCTAAAGAAGAGCATTCAAAATATTTAAAATATTCTCAATGCTTTTCTTTTAAGATTGGAATTATACATTAAAAATCTTTAATTTATTATAAATTAATTTTCTTATGAAAAATAATCTGTATAATACGATTTTAATAGAAAGTTGAGAATAGAAGTTTGACAAAAAATTTTAGTTATATTGGTATTTTATCATTAATATTTGCCATGTTTATTTGGGCTAGTTCATTTATTGCATTAAAAGCTGCAATGGAAGATTTAGGACCTTTTACAGTTATATTTTTCCGTATGATATTTGCATCTTTATGTTTTGTATATTTTATAAAAGATTTTATAAAATATGATTTTTCAAAAAAAGATATTAAATTTATATTACTTTTGGCTTTATTTGAGCCTTGTTTATATTTTGTATTTGAATCAAAAGCATTACAACTTACATCAGCATCACAAGCTGGAATGATAACTTCATTAATGCCTATAATCACGGCAATGGCTGCTGGATATTTTTTAAAAGAGATTATTTCAAAACAGTTGATTATTGGTTCTTTAATAGCTATGAGTGCAGCTATTTGGCTTAGTCTTCAAGGAAGTACATCAATTAGTTCTCCAAACCCGCTTTTAGGGAATTTTTTTGAATTACTTGCCATGGCTTGTGGCGCTGGTTATACAATTACTGCTAGATACTTAAGTAATAAATATTCAGCCTTGTTTATCACTGCAATTCAAGTATTTATAGGGGCTATATTTTTTACGCCACTTTTTATATATGAATATAATACTATTCCTATGAATTTTACTTTTAATTCATTTCTTTGGACTATTTATTTGGGAGTTGTTGTAACTTTGGCTGGTTATGGTTTATATAATTATGCTTTAACAAAAATTCCAGCTTCAAAAGCTGCTGTTTTTATATATTTGATTCCTGTATTTACTTTAATATTAGCATATTTTGTTTTGAATGAAAAATTATCTTTTTTTGAATTTATAGCTTGTTTTGTTATTATGTTTGGAGTATTTGTTTCAGAAGTTTCATCTTCTTGGTTTAAAAAGAGAAAATGACATATTTAGTTTTATTTTTTAGTGCTTTAATATCAGCAACACTATTTCCATTAGGAAGTGAAGCTTTACTAATTTATGATATTAAAGAAGGATATAATCTTTATCTTTTAATCTTAATAGC from Arcobacter venerupis includes these protein-coding regions:
- a CDS encoding DMT family transporter, with product MTKNFSYIGILSLIFAMFIWASSFIALKAAMEDLGPFTVIFFRMIFASLCFVYFIKDFIKYDFSKKDIKFILLLALFEPCLYFVFESKALQLTSASQAGMITSLMPIITAMAAGYFLKEIISKQLIIGSLIAMSAAIWLSLQGSTSISSPNPLLGNFFELLAMACGAGYTITARYLSNKYSALFITAIQVFIGAIFFTPLFIYEYNTIPMNFTFNSFLWTIYLGVVVTLAGYGLYNYALTKIPASKAAVFIYLIPVFTLILAYFVLNEKLSFFEFIACFVIMFGVFVSEVSSSWFKKRK